The following are from one region of the Fusarium verticillioides 7600 chromosome 1, whole genome shotgun sequence genome:
- a CDS encoding enoyl-CoA hydratase: MASPSLPDSYAALDLPTLQLFHHPPSSKEVTHVIVIKLHRPEARNAFTDTMAASLSHALNTLSVDPRVRAIVLTSSDPKNRMYCAGMDFNEEHALGKDAADHRDSGGIVTLPMYRCNKPVIVAINGSAVGVGITMTLGANIRVVSRDAQIGFVFGRRGFSMEACSSFFLPRLIGTSRALHLTTTGAVYPATHKLFDGLFSEIVAPEEVLPTALKIADEIAANVSGVSARVMKDMIYRGASSPEEAHLLESKIFWDLFTGKDAKEGMNSFLGKRKPDFTGTMDKNAPKIYPWWTPVDIARPKL, translated from the coding sequence ATGGCATCGCCTTCGCTTCCCGACAGCTATGCAGCCCTCGACCTCCCGACCCTtcagctcttccatcatccCCCCTCTTCCAAAGAAGTCACACATGTCATAGTCATAAAGCTTCACCGTCCTGAAGCTCGTAATGCTTTCACCGACACAATGGCGGCTTCGCTCTCCCATGCGCTCAACACACTCTCTGTTGATCCTCGCGTTCGCGCCATAGTTCTCACTTCATCGGATCCAAAGAATCGCATGTACTGCGCTGGTATGGACTTCAACGAGGAACATGCGCTGGGGAAAGATGCTGCCGATCATCGCGACTCGGGCGGCATTGTCACTTTGCCTATGTATCGCTGCAACAAGCCTGTTATCGTCGCCATCAACGGCTCTGCTGTTGGCGTGGGTATCACAATGACTCTCGGCGCCAACATCCGCGTTGTGAGCCGCGACGCCCAGATTGGCTTTGTGTTTGGTCGCCGTGGTTTCAGCATGGAGGCATGCAGCAGTTTCTTCCTCCCACGCCTCATAGGAACAAGCCGTGCACTTCACCTCACCACCACTGGCGCTGTCTACCCTGCCACTCACAAGCTTTTTGACGGTCTCTTCAGCGAGATTGTTGCACCTGAAGAGGTTCTTCCCACGGCGCTCAAGATCGCGGATGAAATAGCGGCTAATGTAAGTGGTGTCTCTGCGCGGGTAATGAAGGATATGATTTACAGGGGAGCCTCGTCGCCCGAGGAGGCGCATTTGCTTGAGAGCAAGATATTTTGGGACTTGTTCACAGGCAAGGATGCGAAAGAGGGGATGAATAGCTTCTTGGGCAAGAGGAAGCCAGATTTCACGGGGACTATGGACAAGAATGCGCCCAAAATCTACCCTTGGTGGACGCCCGTAGATATTGCCAGGCCAAAGCTGTAG